ATGCTTCTCCTAAATTCTCTAATTGTTCAATAGATAAACCTTTAACTCGCTCGATTAATGATGCATCAATTTCACCAATACGGCGATTGAGTTGACGCAGTATTAAATCTTGTCCAACTTCAAGCCTTCCCTCTTGCTTGGCTTGTTCTCTGTCTCTTTGATAAAGTGGTTCTAGTCGCATAACTAACTCCCTATCATCTGTTTCTAATTCTTGATTTACTCTCAAATTTTCGCGCAAGTTGTAAACTAATTCGAGTGTTGCTTTCTGGTATGGATGATTTAATGGTAACGCTTGCAACTCGACAATCGCTTGTGACTGCACGCTTCCCCTACCCAAAAGCCTCAACCACAACGTCTCCGGTGTTTGCGGTAGTTGATGTATCGCCACAATTGCTGTCCGCAAGGCATCTGGCAGAAAATGTACTCCTGATAACCAATCGGCTTTTTGCACAGTACCAAAGCTGGACAATCTTGGTTCAGATATGGTTGGAGTCAGAACCCACAGTTTGGGTATTTCCGACTCCTGGAGTTTGGTTTTATTTGCTTTGGCTTCTCGTC
Above is a window of Tolypothrix sp. NIES-4075 DNA encoding:
- a CDS encoding DUF4351 domain-containing protein — encoded protein: MTRFIHDKFAKDYLEELLKDYGEVKASEKVSGEIKEIDVLFTPNKQQSSNLQVLGLLGRFAEHPAIIEPFRNPASTDEICDCILKLLEVKGGLRREAKANKTKLQESEIPKLWVLTPTISEPRLSSFGTVQKADWLSGVHFLPDALRTAIVAIHQLPQTPETLWLRLLGRGSVQSQAIVELQALPLNHPYQKATLELVYNLRENLRVNQELETDDRELVMRLEPLYQRDREQAKQEGRLEVGQDLILRQLNRRIGEIDASLIERVKGLSIEQLENLGEALLDFSSVADLSAWLNQQLR